The Podospora pseudocomata strain CBS 415.72m chromosome 3, whole genome shotgun sequence genome window below encodes:
- a CDS encoding hypothetical protein (COG:O; EggNog:ENOG503NVI6) produces MEWEDSAAIYCPKNGRSHVGLLEFGYWECPLCNQDLSEKPLKQAAGLEDEDEDDGTSGGRNPKISHSLEYLDSGENRIAAQAWSGSFDLQTARKGILEKKPSVFNIVTLLKTSHLPQKHRYEYEVREILRTGILNNPNISVNVLSTRVTINSQALINALGAVVSYYPGISFGGKVLELKEPYAVVAHHLSALEDYQKTSRPKPCDKETFDHLGLLLGFLRTSVYKDKIRLEQERYSRNACTFQMLWLLFKPGDTVYVESRGKLSAFVVQEVATDNGILSDFKHTFKSYEILLWSLRYDGRFVGRSSTEMIIPHFDGERPITTLKVFPCRFVDDEDGGKMKSMLEESGKRWYDLLRGQQVHYKGEFVEKRKDNDVSKTPDDEDDDKPWYVAMVNYLKGTSRRDNLDAPRDYGQVCFSELHFSQVCDPDAMTV; encoded by the exons atggagtgGGAGGACTCAGCGGCTATTTATTGTCCAAAGAATGGTCGATCTCatgtggggttgttggaatTTGGGTACTGGGAGTGTCCCCTTTGCAACCAGGATTTGTCAGAGAAGCCGTTGAAACAGGCAGCGGGTTtggaggacgaagatgaagacgatggCACTAGCGGCGGTCGCAACCCCAAAATATCCCACTCCCTTGAATACCTCGACTCGGGTGAAAATCGCATTGCTGCGCAGGCATGGAGCGGCTCTTTCGACCTTCAAACCGCACGTAAAGGAATATTGGAGAAGAAACCATCAGTGTTCAACATTGTCACTCTTCTGAAGACATCACACCTACCGCAAAAGCATCGCTACGAGTACGAAGTCAGGGAGATTTTGCGAACTGGCATTCTCAACAATCCGAACATTTCAGTCAATGTTCTCTCCACCCGCGTCACCATCAACTCTCAAGCATTGATTAATGCCCTCGGTGCCGTCGTTAGCTATTACCCAGGTATATCCTTCGGCGGAAAGGTGCTGGAGTTGAAGGAGCCGTATGCTGTGGTTGCTCATCACCTCAGTGCGCTGGAAGACTACCAAAAGACCT CTCGACCCAAGCCTTGCGACAAAGAAACATTCGATCATCTAGGACTCCTACTTGGATTTCTCCGAACCTCTGTCTACAAAGACAAAATCCGGCTCGAACAGGAACGGTACTCCAGAAACGCGTGCACCTTCCAGATGCTCTGGCTCTTGTTCAAGCCTGGTGATACAGTTTACGTTGAGTCTCGGGGAAAGCTATCTGCATTTGTTGTGCAAGAGGTAGCCACTGACAACGGCATCCTTTCAGACTTCAAGCACACATTCAAGTCCTATGAAATCCTGTTGTGGTCTCTGAGATATGACGGCCGTTTCGTGGGGCGGAGTTCAACTGAGATGATAATTCCTCACTTCGATGGGGAACGCCCTATCACTACACTCAAGGTGTTCCCATGTAGATtcgtcgacgacgaagacggtgGGAAGATGAAATCAATGCTGGAGGAGAGTGGGAAGAGATGGTATGATCTGTTACGAGGCCAACAAGTTCACTACAAAGGGGAATTTGTTGAGAAAAGGAAGGACAACGATGTCAGCAAAACCCCggatgacgaagatgacgataAGCCCTGGTATGTCGCCATGGTGAACTATCTCAAAGGAACGTCCAGGCGAGACAATCTTGATGCACCGCGAGACTATGGACAGGTATGTTTTTCAGAGCTTCATTTCTCACAGGTATGCGATCCTGACGCGATGACAGTTTGA
- a CDS encoding hypothetical protein (EggNog:ENOG503NU7U; COG:G), with amino-acid sequence MSPLPPVKMSVPGAALSEKHDGGSQSEEAERSEIERTGESFAHLNEKAILRKMDIRLIPMLALLYLLSFLDRGNIGNAKIEGLQEDLGLTDDQYNWCLTAFFFTYAAFEVPSNLMLKKIRPSIWLPAIMVAWGVVMTLMGIVHNFTGLLTARIFLGVTEAGLFPGVAYYLTNWYKREEMQLRQAMFFSAASIAGAFSGLLAFAIGKMDGVGGLHGWQWIFILEGIATVLVAVLAFFTLHDFPETATFLTEEERAFVVFRLKYQGQSKRNDHAMVAQADDFKWKYVRQAFLDWQIWVNIFVYWGIVCPLYGISLFLPTIIRTLGYESSTAQLMTVPIYITAAILAVIVAYFSDRVGRRSPFIIVPLLIMVVGFSMCIASGNPRVVYGGVFIAACAIYPAFPGVIAWLSNNLAGSLKRSVGMAVQIGVGNLGGAMASNFYRAKDAPRYRLGHGLELGFIGAGIVASLILLVGYSTANKKRARKMEDGDLGRYTQQKLSEKGDKAITFRYVY; translated from the exons ATGtcacctctcccaccagtCAAAATGAGTGTTCCCGGAGCTGCTCTGTCCGAAAAACACGATGGCGGTTCACAGTCTGAGGAAGCAGAACGCAGCGAGATCGAGAGGACGGGAGAGTCGTTTGCTCACTTGAATGAGAAGGCAATTCTCCgcaag ATGGACATTCGCTTGATTCCGATGCTTGCCCTGCTGTACCTACTCTCTTTTCTGGATC GTGGTAACATTGGCAATGCCAAAATTGAAGGCCTTCAGGAAGATCTTGGCTTGACGGATGACCAATACAACTGGTGTCTCACAGCCTTTTTTTTCACCTATGCCGCATTCGAGGTTCCCAGCAACCTGATGCTCAAAAAGATCAGGCCTTCTATCTGGTTGCCAGCCATCATGGTTGCGTGGGGCGTGGTGATGACCTTGATGGGCATCGTGCACAACTTTACCGGACTCTTGACAGCTCGCATCTTTCTGGGCGTTACCGAGGCTGGTCTGTTTCCCGGCGTTGCTTACTACCTCACAAACTGGTACAAGCGTGAGGAGATGCAGTTGAGACAAGCCATGTTCTTCAGTGCAGCTTCCATCGCCGGCGCATTCAGTGGACTTTTGGCATTTGCCATTGGGAagatggatggtgttgggggacTGCATGGCTGGCAGTGGATTTTTATTCTTGAGG GCATCGCAACCGTCCTGGTCGCCGTCTTGGCTTTTTTCACTCTGCACGACTTTCCCGAAACAGCGACTTTTTTGACCGAGGAAGAACGAGCATTTGTCGTGTTCCGTCTCAAGTATCAAGGGCAGAGCAAGAGGAACGATCACGCTATGGTGGCCCAGGCCGATGATTTTAAGTGGAAATATGTCAGACAGGCGTTTCTGGATTGGCAGATTTGGGTCAACATCTTTGTCTACTGGGGG ATTGTCTGCCCGCTCTATGGCATCAGCTTATTCTTGCCAACGATCATTCGCACGCTGGGGTATGAGAGCAGCACCGCGCAGCTCATGACGGTTCCCATCTACATCACTGCCGCCATTCTCGCCGTCATTGTAGCTTACTTTTCCGATCGGGTGGGGCGAAGAAGCCCGTTCATCATTGTTCCACTACTTATTATGGTTGTTGGGTTTTCCAT GTGCATCGCCTCTGGAAACCCGCGTGTGGTGTATGGCGGAGTGTTTATCGCAGCTTGTGCCATCTACCCAGCTTTTCCAGGCGTCATTGCTTGGCTCTCCAACAACTTGGCAGGGTCGTTGAAGCGTTCAGTCGGGATGGCGGTCCAAATAGGTGTCGGAAACCTGGGAGGT GCAATGGCATCCAACTTTTATCGGGCAAAGGATGCTCCCAGATATCGACTCGGTCATGGTTTGGAACTTGGGTTCATTGGCGCCGGTATCGTCGCTTCGCTCATCCTGCTAGTTGGGTATAGCAccgccaacaagaagagggcaaggaagatggaggatggggatttGGGTCGTTATACGCAACAGAAACTGTCTGAGAAGGGCGACAAGGCCATTACATTCCGATATGTGTATTAG
- a CDS encoding hypothetical protein (EggNog:ENOG503NTZE; COG:Q), with protein MAGAPPSGAASTVGTGDTLADQHPYQDRRRSFMIDTDASELQRIASVLSRHQSHVRRPTAKDDPTLDPESDHFDVTRWVRHFVGQLNKQGHKATNLGVVFRDLDVFGSGSALQLQETVDSVLLAPFRLGELFGSHKKERKQILHGFNGLLKSGELLAVLGRPGSGCSTFLKSLCGELYGLDVGKRSVIHYNGASQAQMKKEFKGEVVYNQEVDKHFPHLTVGQTLEHAAAMRTPSNRAEGMSRSEYCQYIARVVMAVFGLSHTYHTKVGNDYVRGVSGGERKRVSIAEMMVAGSPISAWDNSTRGLDSTSALKFVQALRLYSNIAGSANAVAMYQASQAIYDEFDKTTVLYAGRQIYFGPANAAKAFFERQGWFCPPRQTTGDFLTSVTNPEERIPRPGMEQKVPRTPEDFEQYWLASPEFKALQEEMVAYDQEFQGERQIQSLSHLRETKNHKQAKHVRPGSPYIISIPMQIKHNTVRAYQRVWNDISATLVNVGANLILALIIGSIFYGNPDATVGFEGKGSVLFMAILLNALTAISEIDSLYDQRPIVEKHHSYAFYHPATEAAAGIVADLPIKFAAAVVFNLIAYFLAGLGRTPSQFFLYFLISYISTFVMSAIFRTLAAITRTVSQAMALAGVLALALVMYTGYIIPVPQMHPWFGWIRWINPIYYAFEILVANEFHGREFTCSDIIPPYSPPQGSSWICASAGAVAGRSTVNGDAYISVAYQYTYDHVWRNFGILIGFLIFFMGVYFAAVELNSSVTSTAEALVFQRGHVPSHLQKGRDEERGREGGAAAERGAQDPENSAIEPQKDIFTWKDVVYDIDVKEGKRRLLDHVSGWVKPGTLTALMGASGAGKTTLLDVLAQRTSIGVVTGDMLVNGRPFGADFQRQTGYVQQQDLHLDTATVRESLRFSAMLRRPKTVSKAEKFAFVEEVIKMLGMEEYANAVVGIPGEGLNVEQRKLLTIGVELVAKPKLLLFLDEPTSGLDSQSAWAICVFLRKLADAGQAVLCTIHQPNAILFQQFDRLLFLAKGGKTVYFGNIGQNSKSLLEYFEHHGARHCGDDENPAEYMLEIVAEGVNNKGQDWHSVWKDSDEFRDVLAEIDRIHSSSQQDTVAAPAAGETNSEFAMPFHAQVWEVTRRIFQQYWRMPGYVLAKFALGIMSGLFIGFTFYQADGTQGGMRNIVFAVFMVTTIFTTLVQQIQPLFITQRSLYEVRERPSKAYSWKAFLIANIVVEIPYQILTGILTYVCFYYPVVGTGQASSRQGLILLFIIQLFIYASAFAHMTIVAMPDAHAAAGIVILLTMMSTIFSGVLQTRIALPGFWVFMYYVSPFTYWISGIVSTVLHERPVECSVSETLIFDPPQGMNCAQYLSPLAGQGSGSLQNPFDTEGCRFCGFSVADQYLAGVDIFWEDRWRNFGIMWAYIAFNIAVAIGVYYIFRVRKMTSKS; from the exons ATGGCGGGAGCACCACCGAGCGGTGCCGCGAGCACGGTCGGGACAGGCGACACACTCGCTGACCAGCATCCTTACCAGGACAGGCGTCGTTCCTTCATGATTGACACCGATGCCTCGGAACTCCAAAGAATCGCATCTGTTCTCTCTCGACATCAATCTCATGTGCGTCGACCGACTGCAAAGGATGACCCGACACTGGATCCCGAATCAGACCATTTCGATGTGACGCGATGGGTACGCCATTTTGTCGGACAACTCAACAAGCAAGGCCACAAGGCAACCAACCTGGGTGTTGTTTTTCGGGACCTGGATGTCTTTGGGTCGGGTTCAGCTCTGCAGCTTCAAGAAACGGTCGATTCAGTTCTTCTCGCCCCCTTTCGACTCGGAGAACTATTCGGCAGTCACAAAAAGGAGCGGAAGCAAATTCTGCATGGTTTCAACGGCTTGCTCAAGAGTGGCGAGCTTCTCGCTGTTCTGGGCCGTCCTGGATCAGGATGCAGCACCTTTCTCAAGAGCCTCTGCGGAGAGCTCTACGGCTTGGACGTCGGCAAGCGGTCCGTCATTCATTACAATGGCGCCTCTCAGGCTCAGATGAAGAAGGAGTTCAAGGGCGAGGTTGTGTATAACCAAGAGGTCGACAAGCACTTTCCCCATCTCACAGTCGGTCAAACCCTTGAACACGCCGCTGCAATGcgcaccccctccaaccggGCCGAGGGCATGTCGAGATCTGAATACTGCCAGTACATCGCCCGCGTCGTCATGGCTGTTTTTGGTCTCAGCCACACCTATCACACCAAGGTGGGAAATGACTACGTGCGAGGTGTCTCTGGTGGCGAACGAAAGAGGGTCAGTATTGccgagatgatggtggccgGCTCTCCCATCTCGGCTTGGGACAACAGCACACGAGGTCTTGACTCGACTTCAGCCCTCAAATTTGTCCAGGCCCTTCGACTCTATTCCAACATTGCTGGCTCGGCAAATGCCGTGGCCATGTACCAAGCCAGTCAAGCCATTTACGACGAATTCGACAAGACAACAGTCCTCTATGCCGGCCGTCAAATCTACTTTGGCCCTGCCAATGCGGCAAAAGCTTTCTTTGAGCGCCAGGGCTGGTTCtgccctcctcgtcagaCCACTGGTGACTTTTTGACATCAGTTACCAACCCCGAAGAACGCATCCCTCGACCTGGCATGGAACAAAAGGTGCCACGGACACCCGAGGATTTTGAGCAGTACTGGCTTGCTTCGCCCGAGTTCAAGGCCCTTCAAGAAGAAATGGTCGCGTATGACCAAGAGTTTCAGGGAGAGCGTCAGATCCAAAGTCTGAGCCATCTGCGAGAGACCAAGAATCACAAGCAGGCCAAACACGTCCGCCCAGGCTCCCCAtacatcatcagcatcccCATGCAGATCAAGCACAACACTGTTCGCGCCTATCAGAGGGTTTGGAACGATATCTCGGCCACTCTGGTCAATGTCGGTGCCAATCTGATCCTGGCCCTCATTATCGGTTCCATTTTTTACGGCAACCCCGATGCCACTGTCGGTTTTGAAGGCAAGGGATCTGTCTTGTTCATGGCCATCCTGTTGAACGCCCTCACCGCCATCTCGGAAATCGACAGTCTTTACGATCAGCGACCCATTGTCGAAAAACATCACTCCTACGCGTTTTACCATCCCGCCAccgaagcagcagctggcaTTGTGGCCGACTTGCCCATCAAGTTTGCCGCAGCTGTCGTGTTCAATCTCATTGCCTACTTTCTAGCCGGCCTTGGCCGGACACCCTCTCAATTCTTTCTCTACTTTTTGATCTCGTACATTTCGACTTTTGTCATGAGCGCCATTTTCCGGACTCTGGCGGCCATCACCAGAACCGTCTCCCAGGCCATGGCGTTGGCTGGTGTGTTGGCCTTGGCACTGGTCATGTACACTGGCTACATTATTCCTGTGCCGCAGATGCACCCCTGGTTTGGCTGGATTCGGTGGATCAACCCCATCTACTACGCTTTCGAGATCCTGGTCGCCAACGAGTTCCACGGGAGGGAATTCACTTGCTCGGACATTATCCCGCCATACTCTCCTCCGCAAGGCTCGAGTTGGATCTGTGCCAGTGCTGGAGCGGTCGCTGGAAGGTCAACCGTCAACGGAGATGCATACATCTCTGTGGCCTACCAGTACACGTACGATCACGTCTGGAGAAACTTTGGCATCCTCATCggcttcttgatctttttCATGGGCGTGTATTTTGCCGCCGTGGAGCTCAACTCATCCGTGACCAGCACAGCCGAAGCCTTGGTCTTTCAGCGTGGCCATGTCCCCTCTCACTTGCAAAAGGGTAGAGATGAAGAGCGCGGGAGAGAGGGCGGTGCTGCGGCGGAAAGGGGAGCTCAAGACCCCGAGAATAGTGCCATTGAGCCTCAGAAGGACATCTTCACTTGGAAAGATGTGGTGTACGATATTGATgtcaaggagggcaagcGTCGGCTGTTGGACCATGTCTCTGGATGGGTGAAACCAGGTACGCTTACGGCTCTGATGGGCGCTTCTGGCGCCGGCAAGACGACATTATTGGACGTTCTCGCCCAGCGCACCAGCATCGGCGTTGTCACCGGGGACATGCTTGTCAACGGCAGGCCATTCGGGGCCGACTTTCAGCGTCAAACCGGTTATGTGCAACAACAAG ATCTCCATCTGGATACGGCGACTGTGAGAGAAAGTCTCCGTTTCAGCGCCATGCTTCGCCGCCCCAAGACGGTTTCCAAAGCAGAAAAATTTGCGTTTGTCGAAGAAGTCATCAAGATGCTCGGCATGGAGGAATATGCCAACGCTGTTGTTGGCATTCCAGGCGAGGGCCTCAACGTCGAACAACGAAAACTTCTCACGATTGGCGTTGAGCTGGTGGCTAAACCCAAACTGTTGCTGTTCTTGGATGAGCCCACCAGCGGCCTTGACTCGCAGAGCGCCTGGGCCATTTGCGTCTTTCTGCGTAAGCTCGCCGATGCTGGCCAGGCTGTGTTGTGCACTATTCATCAGCCCAATGCCATCTTGTTTCAACAATTTGACCGGCTCCTGTTCCTGGCCAAGGGGGGAAAGACAGTCTACTTTGGAAACATTGGACAAAACTCCAAGTCCCTGTTGGAATACTTTGAGCACCATGGAGCCAGGCACTGCGGCGACGATGAGAATCCTGCCGAGTACATGCTCGAGATTGTGGCCGAAGGCGTCAACAATAAGGGCCAGGACTGGCATTCGGTCTGGAAGGACAGCGACGAGTTCAGGGATGTTCTCGCCGAGATTGACAGGATCCATTCTTCTTCACAACAAGACACCGTCGCCGCTCCTGCTGCGGGAGAGACAAACTCGGAGTTTGCCATGCCGTTCCATGCGCAGGTCTGGGAGGTGACACGGCGCATCTTTCAGCAGTACTGGAGAATGCCGGGATATGTCCTGGCCAAGTTCGCACTGGGAATCATGTCCGGCCTCTTTATTGGTTTCACCTTTTACCAAGCCGACGGGACCCAGGGTGGTATGAGAAATATTGTTTTTGCAGTGTTCAtggtcaccaccatctttaCCACACTTGTGCAGCAG ATCCAACCCCTTTTCATCACCCAACGATCTCTCTACGAAGTTCGTGAGCGCCCTTCCAAGGCGTATTCCTGGAAGGCGTTCCTCATCGCCAATATCGTCGTCGAGATTCCCTATCAGATCCTCACGGGCATCCTCACATATGTGTGCTTTTACTATCCCGTTGTCGGCACAGGCCAGGCATCTTCCCGCCAGGGCCTCATCCtgctcttcatcatccagctGTTCATATACGCCAGCGCCTTTGCGCACATGACCATAGTCGCCATGCCGGATGCCCACGCCGCAGCTGGCATTGTCATCCTCCTGACCATGATGAGCACCATCTTTAGCGGTGTGCTCCAGACGAGAATCGCATTGCCCGGGTTTTGGGTGTTTATGTACTACGTCAGCCCGTTCACATACTGGATCAGCGGAATCGTGTCGACTGTGCTGCACGAGAGGCCAGTCGAGTGCTCCGTGTCGGAGACCTTGATCTTTGACCCGCCCCAGGGAATGAACTGCGCGCAGTATCTCTCTCCTCTGGCCGGACAGGGTTCGGGCTCGCTTCAAAACCCCTTCGACACTGAAGGGTGCAGGTTTTGCGGGTTTAGCGTTGCGGACCAATATCTCGCCGGAGTCGACATCTTTTGGGAGGACAGGTGGAGGAATTTTGGAATCATGTGGGCGTATATCGCGTTCAACATTGCGGTTGCGATTGGAGTTTATTACATCTTCAGAGTAAGAAAGATGACAAGTAAATCGTAG